Proteins from a single region of Candidatus Palauibacter soopunensis:
- a CDS encoding diacylglycerol kinase family lipid kinase, with product MSGAHLYPDSERFLVLLNPGAGGGTGEPEKLRRRLGGAFAARGVPFDIIEAADSEEGLEVARQAAERVYRAIVAAGGDGTVSVALRGVAGTSVPVAIVPFGTANQLALNFDIPTSLEDSVRVAVEGKVTSIDLAEANGETFALMAGAGLDAQVMADATAELKSRLGFGAYIYSGLKNVINRPGADFRITADDQEVKVKASMVLVANAGQLGAGPLPVEFRMAPGASFQDGLIDVCIYAPSNLPEVARIIWRVTRNRFSGDDKIIYFQARSVRIEADPPVAIEIDGDPRGETPMEAKVSPLAARIIVPR from the coding sequence ATGTCCGGCGCGCACCTGTATCCCGATTCGGAGCGATTCCTCGTGCTCCTCAACCCCGGCGCGGGGGGCGGCACCGGGGAGCCCGAGAAGTTGCGCCGTCGGCTGGGGGGCGCGTTCGCCGCGCGGGGCGTCCCCTTCGACATCATCGAGGCCGCGGATTCCGAGGAAGGTCTGGAGGTCGCCCGCCAGGCCGCGGAGCGCGTATACCGGGCCATCGTCGCGGCCGGGGGCGACGGCACCGTGAGCGTGGCCCTGCGCGGCGTCGCCGGAACATCCGTGCCCGTGGCGATCGTCCCCTTCGGCACCGCCAACCAGCTCGCCCTCAACTTCGACATCCCCACCTCGCTGGAGGACAGCGTGCGGGTCGCGGTCGAAGGGAAGGTGACCAGTATCGACCTCGCGGAGGCGAACGGAGAGACGTTCGCGCTCATGGCCGGCGCGGGCCTCGACGCGCAGGTCATGGCCGACGCCACCGCCGAACTCAAGAGCCGCCTCGGCTTCGGGGCCTACATCTACAGCGGACTCAAGAACGTCATCAACCGCCCCGGCGCCGACTTCCGGATCACCGCCGACGACCAGGAAGTGAAGGTGAAGGCGTCGATGGTGCTCGTCGCGAACGCGGGCCAGCTCGGGGCCGGCCCCCTTCCCGTGGAGTTCCGGATGGCGCCCGGGGCCTCGTTCCAGGACGGCCTCATCGACGTGTGCATCTACGCCCCCAGCAACCTCCCGGAGGTCGCCCGCATCATCTGGCGCGTCACGCGAAACCGGTTCTCGGGGGACGACAAGATCATCTACTTCCAGGCCCGCAGCGTCCGGATCGAGGCCGACCCGCCCGTCGCCATCGAGATCGACGGCGACCCGCGGGGCGAAACGCCCATGGAGGCGAAGGTCTCGCCGCTGGCCGCCCGGATCATCGTCCCCCGGTAG